A stretch of the Aegilops tauschii subsp. strangulata cultivar AL8/78 chromosome 4, Aet v6.0, whole genome shotgun sequence genome encodes the following:
- the LOC109761452 gene encoding nardilysin-like: MAAAVSRDDELVVKSPSDNRSYRLLRLANGLCALLIHDPEIYADGGPAPKPNEDVDMDDGDDEEEDDEDDEEDDEEYSDEDGEDDDDEEGEEDEDGSEPKRKKDKGSSEPVIKKAAAAVCVGMGSFADPPKAQGLAHFLEHMLFMGSSVFPDENEYDSYLSKHGGSSNAFTETEYTCYHFEVNREYLKGALDRFSQFFVSPLVKAEAMDREILAVDSEFNQVLQSDSCRLYQLQSHTCSQGHPLNRFTWGNKKSLSNAMGSGINLREEILQMYMSNYHGGMMKLVIIGGEPLDTLEAWTMELFSEVKAGPLLEISPKTDMPFWKSGKLYKLEAVRDVHSLFLSWTLPCLHKEYMKKPEDYLAHLLGHEGKGSLLYFLKAKGWASTLSAGVGTGGTQRSSYAYIFEMSIRLSDSGLKNLFEVITAVYQYINLLKQSEPQEWIFKELQDIGYMEFRFAEEQPPDDYVVDLAENMLFYSEKHIISGEYIYEGWEPELVKHVLSFFHPDNMRVDILSRSFDKQSQAIRCEPWFGSQYIEEDIPSSLIESWRNPVEIDGNFHLPRKNEYIPGDFSLRNASIPKSSNDDNPRCIVDEPFIKLWHKMDITFNVPRANAYFLISVKDGCSSLRNSVLTDLFANLLKDELNEVLYQAYVAKLETSLSVVGSNLELKLYGYNDKLAILLSHILAASQSFSPKIDRFEVIKEDLERAYRNTNMKPMSHSTYLRLQFLRQIFWDVNEKLKVLATLTFSDLAAFVPELLSQLHIEGLCHGNLSGDEAINISKIFQNTLSGQTLSVEARHGERVLCIPHGANFIRSVRVKNDLEENSVVEVYFPVEQDIGKDSTRLRAITDLFSNIIEEPCFDQLRTKEQLGYTVDSSPRMTYRLLAYCFRVMSSKYSPVYLQSRIDNFIDGLSALLDGLEEETFEHHKSGLIAQKLEKDPSLSYQTGDYWSQITDKRYMFDMSKLEAEELRTVGKEDVISWYNAYIRSSSPTRRRLAIHVYGCNSDIAEAAKLQEQSWTAIDDVESLKGSSQFYPSLC, from the exons ATGGCGGCGGCTGTGTCGCGCGACGACGAGCTGGTGGTCAAGTCCCCCAGCGACAACCGTTCCTACCGCCTCCTTCGCCTCGCCAATGGCCTCTGCGCCCTCCTCATCCACGACCCCGAGATCTACGCCGACGGCGGCCCTGCCCCCAAGCCCAACGAAGACGTGGACATGGACGATGgggacgacgaagaagaagatgacgaggacgacgaagAAGATGACGAAGAATATAGCGACGAGGATGGGGAGGATGACGACGACGAAGAAGGCGAGGAGGACGAGGATGGGAGCGAGCCCAAGAGGAAGAAGGACAAGGGCAGCTCCGAGCCGGTCATTAAGAAG GCTGCTGCTGCAGTGTGTGTTGGAATGGGCAGTTTTGCGGACCCTCCAAAGGCACAGGGCTTGGCTCATTTTCTAG AGCACATGCTTTTTATGGGGAGCTCTGTTTTTCCAGATGAAAACGAG TATGACAGTTACCTGTCCAAACATGGTGGCTCATCCAATGCTTTTACCGAAACTGAGTACACATGCTATCATTTTGAGGTCAATCGGGAGTATCTAAAGGGAGCCTTAGACAG ATTTTCTCAGTTCTTTGTATCACCTCTTGTTAAGGCTGAAGCTATGGACCGCGAGATATTAGCAGTAGACTCAG AGTTCAATCAAGTTCTGCAAAGCGATAGCTGCCGCCTTTACCAACTGCAGTCCCATACTTGCTCTCAAGGGCACCCATTGAATAGATTTACCTGGG GAAACAAGAAAAGCTTGTCGAATGCAATGGGCAGTGGAATCAATCTAAGGGAAGAGATTTTGCAAATGTACATGAGTAACTATCATGGAGGGATGATGAAGCTAGTTATAATTGGGGGAG AACCCCTTGACACTCTAGAAGCCTGGACCATGGAGCTATTCAGTGAAGTTAAAGCTGGTCCTCTGTTAGAAATAAGTCCAAAAACTGATATGCCTTTCTGGAAATCTGGTAAACTTTATAAGCTAGAGGCTGTCAGAGATGTTCACAGTCTTTTCCTGTCATGGACACTTCCTTGCCTGCACAAGGAATACATGAAGAAACCAGAAGATTACTTGGCACATCTCCTTGGTCATG AGGGCAAGGGAAGCTTGCTATATTTTTTGAAAGCTAAAGGTTGGGCTAGCACATTGAGTGCTGGCGTTGGCACTGGAGGAACACAACGATCCTCGTATGCCTATATCTTTGAGATGTCTATCCGCCTTTCTGATTCTGGACTTAAAAAT CTCTTCGAGGTCATTACAGCTGTGTACCAATATATAAATTTACTTAAGCAGTCTGAGCCGCAAGAATGGATATTTAAGGAACTTCAGGACATTGGGTACATGGAATTCAGATTTGCAGAAGAGCAACCTCCAGATGATTATGTTGTAGATCTTGCAG AAAATATGCTATTTTATTCTGAAAAACACATAATTTCTGGAGAATATATTTATGAGGGATGGGAGCCAGAGTTAGTCAAGCATGTTCTGAGCTTTTTTCATCCAGACAACATGAGAGTTGACATACTTAGCAGATCATTTGATAAACAGTCCCAAG CCATTAGATGTGAACCATGGTTTGGTTCACAGTACATTGAAGAAGATATTCCGTCATCTTTGATTGAAAGCTGGAGAAATCCTGTGGAGATAGACGGTAATTTTCATTTACCTCGGAAGAATGAATACATCCCAGGGGACTTCAGTCTGCGGAATGCTAGCATTCCTAAATCCTCAAACGATGATAATCCTCGATGTATTGTGGATGAACCATTCATAAAGCTCTGGCACAAGATGGATATTACATTTAATGTTCCTCGTGCCAATGCATACTTTTTGATCTCTGTCAAGGATGGCTGCAGCAGCCTCAGAAACTCTGTTCTTACAGATCTGTTTGCAAACCTTCTTAAAGATGAGCTAAATGAGGTCCTCTATCAG GCTTACGTGGCTAAACTCGAGACATCATTATCTGTCGTTGGTAGCAACCTTGAGCTAAAGCTTTATGGTTACAATGACAAGCTGGCCATCCTGCTGTCCCACATCTTGGCTGCTTCTCAATCCTTTTCTCCAAAGATAGATAGGTTTGAG GTCATCAAGGAGGACTTGGAAAGAGCTTACAGAAACACGAATATGAAACCTATGAGCCATTCCACCTACTTGAGGCTACAGTTCTTGCGTCAAATATTCTGGGACGTCAATGAAAAATTGAAAGTTCTTGCGACTTTAACCTTTTCAGATCTGGCAGCATTTGTTCCAGAGCTCCTTTCTCAG TTGCACATCGAGGGCCTATGTCATGGCAACCTGTCAGGAGACGAAGCGATAAATATATCAAAAATATTCCAGAATACTTTGTCAGGCCAGACACTGTCAGTGGAGGCAAGACACGGTGAAAGAGTTCTATGCATTCCTCATGGTGCAAATTTTATTAGAAGTGTACGTGTGAAGAATGATCTTGAAGAGAATTCTGTGGTTGAG GTTTATTTTCCAGTCGAGCAAGACATTGGAAAGGATTCAACAAGGCTCAGAGCTATTACAGATCTTTTCAGCAATATCATTGAAGAACCTTGCTTTGATCAGCTGAG AACGAAGGAGCAGCTTGGTTATACTGTGGACTCCAGTCCAAGGATGACTTACCGCCTGCTGGCGTATTGTTTTCGAGTTATGTCCTCCAAGTATAGCCCTGTTTACCTGCAAAGCAGGATTGATAACTTTATTGATGGTCTGTCTGCTTTGCTG GATGGGCTTGAGGAGGAGACTTTTGAGCATCACAAGAGTGGGCTAATAGCTCAAAAACTCGAGAAGGATCCTTCCCTTAGCTATCAAACTGGTGATTACTGGTCGCAAATTACCGACAAAAG GTATATGTTTGATATGTCAAAACTGGAAGCTGAAGAGCTAAGGACAGTTGGGAAGGAGGACGTCATCAGTTGGTACAATGCCTACATAAGATCATCTTCTCCAACACGTAGACGATTGGCAATACATGTGTATGGTTGCAACTCGGATATTGCTGAGGCTGCCAAGCTGCAAGAGCAGTCATGGACTGCAATTGATGATGTTGAATCCTTGAAGGGTTCTTCCCAATTTTATCCGAGCCTCTGCTGA